A single Pan troglodytes isolate AG18354 chromosome 19, NHGRI_mPanTro3-v2.0_pri, whole genome shotgun sequence DNA region contains:
- the LOC454955 gene encoding putative uncharacterized protein encoded by LINC00482, with protein sequence MPRSLKRAQLCSLLPRPPAVSHTQPRYRAAHPTTSPTAASRDVHPASGALPGSWLVEGTAVREGPQLQDAVPRRPTRPSKALWPAQMSAAPEIRLGQMVPGDARGLWGPQGTLLTWTYRGGQGGRWTRRAEGPREGTFAEQRPHFQSSGAQQESRLAMGPPPLGLGDAAGDGRGQTGQEKGRAEGRQARESACKCPRKGPSPGPWTRAAAWWGRLEGAKASAKGEQVRDPGGHLWEQGHVSPCARFNQGHSCGSRKVSHITWVS encoded by the exons AT GCCGAGATCCCTGAAGCGGGCCCAGCTCTGTTCACTGCTCCCCCGGCCTCCTGCTGTTTCCCACACGCAGCCACGGTACAGGGCAGCTCATCCAACCACCTCCCCAACCGCAGCCTCCAGGGATGTACACCCTGCCTCAGGGGCTCTGCCTGGGTCCTGGCTGGTGGAGGGCACAGCCGTCAGGGAAGGCCCTCAGCTGCAGGATGCCGTGCCACGGAGACCAACCAGGCCCTCTAAGGCACTGTGGCCGGCCCAGATGTCAGCAGCTCCAGAAATTAGGCTGGGACAGATGGTGCCTGGTGACGCAAGGGGACTGTGGGGGCCACAGGGGACCCTGCTCACCTGGACCTACCgtggaggccagggagggagaTGGACTCGAAGGGCGGAAGGGCCCAGAGAAGGCACATTTGCAGAGCAGCGGCCGCATTTCCAGAGCTCGGGAGCCCAACAGGAATCCCGTCTGGCCATGGGACCACCGCCCTTGGGGCTGGGGGATGCTGCAGGGGACGGCAGAGGGCAGACAGGCCAGGAAaaggggagggcagagggcagacaGGCCAGGGAGAGCGCCTGCAAGTGCCCAAGGAAGGGACCAAGCCCGGGCCCCTGGACCAGAGCGGCCGCCTGGTGGGGCAGGCTGGAAGGGGCCAAGGCCAGCGCCAAGGGGGAGCAGGTGAGGGACCCTGGTGGGCATCTGTGGGAACAAGGCCACGTTTCTCCCTGCGCACGCTTTAATCAAGGACATTCCTGTGGTTCTCGAAAAGTGTCGCACATTACATGGGTGTCGTGA